In Mustela lutreola isolate mMusLut2 chromosome 4, mMusLut2.pri, whole genome shotgun sequence, the genomic stretch tgttgttggtgtgtgtgtatgtgtgtgtgtgtgttgtaaaagttacctccttggttaaatttattccagatcatttctttttgatgctattgtgaatgggtagaatgttttttaaaattttcttttcagattgcTTAATTTTAGtgttaaaaaagaacaacagatagatttttgcatgttaattttgtatcctacaatttTGTTACATTTGCTTATTAAACTTAATAGtttgcatgtgtttgtttttattctttagggttttctgccAATAAGATCATCTGTgaacagataattttattttttcctttccaatgtgggaatttctttttatttcttttatttcttttcttgcctcaTTATTCTGGCTAGAACTTCTGGTACTAccttgaatagaagtggtgaaagcAGACAATTGTCTTGTTCTTCATCTCAGGGGAAAAGCTCTCCATCTTCATCCCTGAGCATggtgttcactgtgggttttcattAATGGCCCTCATCATGTTCGGGAAACACCCTCTACTCTTACCACATTAAGAGTTTGTGTCTTGAAAGGGTGTTCAAAtctgtcacatgctttttctgcctcgATTGAGATGCTCATGTATACTTTCTTTCTTCACCTATTAAAACAcacaattttgtatattttgtttggATTTCCTGTCATTAagtcaggaagagggagaatcagtctCTGCTACTCTGTCTTGGCAGGAAGCAAAGCTTccacaaatacattaaaaaaaaaattctctccatGTTAACACAAGTAGATTTAGTTCATCCTTTATAACAGTATTTTCATAGTATTTAATGGTACGCTCTACAGTAGTCCACTGTATGACcgtatcacattttatttagttattatatgatccttagattttttttaaagattttattaatttatttgacagagagagagggatcacaagtaggcagaggcaggcagagagagggggaagcaggctccccgctgagcagagagccccatttagaactcgatcccaagaccctgagttcgtgacctgagctgaaggcagagacccaatccactgagccacccaggcaccccaaatgatCCTTggattttttagttgttttctgatttttactaCATAATACTTTTCTCTGGGGCAAATTTTCAGAAAGGGAGCTTCTGACGTTTGTGTATGTTCATGTATATACATTGAAAAGATCATATCAAGTTACTTTTCAAAGTGGGTGTACCAATGTTCACGCCCATCTACAAAGTAGAAAAGTACCATTTCCCCATATTAGTTTCCAAGTGTCATATTTTTAGATATCGGAATTTTTGGCAATGTGATAGTGAAAAGGGTAgctcattattattttcatttttattttcttgagtgtTAGTGATATTAAGCACCCCCTCATCTATTTATAGGCCATACACTTTACTTATTTTCTGACTTGCCTGCCTATATATTTGCTCACTTTTCTTTTGGGTTGTTTTTCTCTCTATTGTTTATttgtaggtattttttaaaaaaacagttttgatattttaaaaaattatgatgttATTTGTCATTATTGATCACAAATATTTCTTTAGGTCTGTAGCTTTCTTGTAGTTTTATCTGTGGTGTCCTTTCTTGagcatacttcttttttttttttttaatgtggatgtGGTCAAacttactaattttttcttcatgGCTTTTTTATATAAGGAAGTTTCTGTTCTGATAAAAACAAATTTCCCTTCTGGAAAAAAAACCCTTActctctatatatagagagagtaaggatatatatatatatgtatatacatatatatatatatatatatatatatatatatatgttctaaTTGTTGTTCTAATGTTGTTGGCTGACAGTCCTTCCTTATTACATAATACCATTCATGATTGTCCACTGTGAGCTAGGCTCTCTGTGAGGTAATTTATATGCCTTTCTTGTCTGCTTACCCTGGCAAgtcagaaaactgaggctcaaaaaaCTGaccacccaaggtcacacagctggccaGCGGTGGAGGCAGAATTTGAACTAGAGTTGGTACAGAGGTAGTTGAGAAGGGTGTTCAGTGACCCTGGTCTCTTCGGGAAGACCATGGGCCTGGAGAATCCTTGGAGCAGGGCTTCTCAACCTTAGTTCCACTGACCTTTTAAACCGGAGAATTCTTCATATGGTCACGGGGGCTGCTGTCCTGCGCACTGTAGGCTGTCCGACAGCGTCTCTGGTTTCAATCCGTTATACCCCCGTAGCACCTTGCCACCGCCCTTGCCACCGTTATCTCTGGCTGGGGTACTGAAAACTGTCTCTAGGCATCGCCAAATAGTCCGTGGGGGATGAAATCACTCCCTGTGAAAAGCCATTACTTTAGATAATGATTATTAAGTGTCAATATCCATTATTAACCATCATTCATGCTAATGACATTGACACTAATTACCAAGGGGCTAATTGTGGTATGTATCCTTGCACTGTTGCTCATTTATAGCTGGGGGATGGAAAGTTCCAGCTTTCCGTTTAAACCACACCTGCTCAGTGCTCTGCTCTCCCACCTGTGAGTCCTCCCTTGGCCTGCCTCTCCAGGAGCTCTGCTTCACCCTGGAGAGGAGCTGAGCTGTGTGTGTGCCCCGTTTGCACTGTTTTCATGGGTGACCCGCAGGAAAACCtttgggagagggaagggggtctgGGGCTTGGGGTGGGTGGTTCATGCtttctcttcaaaatatttttcttcaacgCTGTCGGCGAtgaatacaaatagaaaaataaatccttgTTGATGTAAAATGACTCCTCACTGTCCACAAGGCGGGGGTGTGGAGCCTTCATCATTCATGATTTGGGGCAGGCTGTAAACAAGCTTGTTGTCACCCACATCCAGCCTGCCAGGCTCTGGGACTACAGACCTACGCACAAACATCAGGGCTAACCAGGGACAGCGGCATCCAGGGCCCTGGAAGATACCATGTGCTTCCAAAGCCCCAAAGGCTGCATGAGATCTGGATGGGACTCAGAGCCTTGTCTTCAGCTTGGTCAACTGGGATTCTGCATTTTAAAGTCTAAAACTATAATAAAAGTGACCAGGAATTGAATGTTCTAAAATCACTGGAGCAGCTTTGGTAGGGCCTCTGCTGCTAGGACAACTTTTGGCCGGCCCGTGCAGGGGCTTGTGATCTCGTTTCTTTTTCTAAGGTCATCCCTGCTCTGCAACCCCCACGGACAACCTGCCCCGATCCCTGctgtgtccccacagccctggccccacCATGCAGCCCTGTGGATGAGACTCGGGTCACCAACCAAACTGGGGGCTCCCTGATGGTGGGCCCAGATCTTCTTCTCTGAGTCTCCTTCATTTGTGGGGGGATGCTCTCTCCACTGTGGGCCGGCAGAAAGCTGGgctcagagaaggaaatggaaaaggatGTTGACCAGCCAGGGCAAGAAATGTCCTGTGGCTCTCACATCTCTGAGCCCTTGCTGTCAGGACAGGCACATGGGAAGACTTAGGGACACAGTagaagggggaggggatgggggcatGGAGGCCCACTGGAGGGCTGGGGCTGAGCTGGGCACCGTGTTCTGCAATCCTGTGAATATTTAGCTGGTTCTGTCCCTTTTGCTGGCTTCTGCCTATGCAAACAGTCACCAGAGTAGGCAGAAGCCAGGGGCAGCGGCGTGGCGGCAAAAGCAGGGGActgtggggagggaagagggttgGAGCTTACAGCGAGGACGACGAGGACGCTGACTGAGGGAGCCAACTCGGAGCCCCACCATGGACAGCAGGGCATGGGGTGCCTGCATCCTCTTTTTGCTGAGCCCATGGCCAATTGTGAGTAGCCAACACacaccctcctgcctctcccgCTGGGCTCGGGATCTGGGAGCCTCAGGGCTTATTGGGGTGGGGGTCCAGCTGGGGCCTGGTGGGGTCCCCACTGCCTCTTCCCCAGCACAGCAGTTTCTTCCTACTAAGCAGACTACTGACCATAGCTCAGAGAAATCCTGCCCCATCCCCTcgttcctctcctcctcctcctccaccaccacctcagCTGCTTGGCTCTGGGGAGCTCTGCTAGGAAACCGGGCTGAGCTGACTTAGCCTCCCTGTTGCTTCCCTCCAGGGCCTCTCTGGACccccctgggtggggggggaccACAGAGACTGTGTCCGCCCAAAACAGACTCTGAATCAGGGAGGCAGTTAGggcctctcttctctgtctcgtGTCCCCCAAGTCTTCTCTGAGCTATAGGTCCCTAATTCTTCCACAAAATCTCCAGActccttcccatcccccacaTCCCAGGAGCTACACTCTTCTCAGGTTGCTGCCTCTTAAGTGGCTGTGGCCAGCGACCAGGTGGGCCTGCGCAGGGAGAGGAGGATAGCTGCTCCCCCGCTGGCACTTGGGGAACTGCTCCTTTCTCCATGCCCatgctgggggctggaggagctTTTGCCAAATTGATGTGCCGGGGAGTCGGGTGCAGGACAGGGGCCCTCCCAGCATGTGCTGCAATTTCCCAGCATGTTTTCCAGGAATTACCGCAAGGGACACAGGGACCAGGACAGGACGTACAGGGTACTGGGTGGGAAGCTCAATGCACACAGACTGAGGACTCCTTCCTCCGCTgacttgtgtgtgtgcgtgtgtgtgtgtgtgtgtgtgtgcccatggcCGCCAGGCCTGCCAAGCGCCCAGCAGCACCTGCCCCTAGGTGCACAGCCTTGGGGCTAGAATCTGGTGCCAGGGAAACTAGTTGTGTGGCCTGGGCAAATCCCCCACCTTTCCTGAGCCCAACTTGTCTCTTATATAAAGGACATCATATCAGCTCACTGGGGCTATTGTGCATTGAGTGGGATCTGATTTGTCAAGGGCTGGGCATAGGGTGCTTAATAAatctctcctccttcttttcttttttttttcttttttttttttttttttttttttttttttgtaatttcagcAGAGTTGACACACcttgttacattagtttcaggtgtaccagaTAGTGATTTGACAAGCTGATATGTCATGCTGTGCTCTCCACAAGTGTGGCTCCCATATATCACCTACAATGCTTTATTTGACTTTATTCCCTGGGCTGTAACTTTCCTCCCTGTTCCTTATTCATTCCATACCTGGAAGCCTGGAGCTCCCATtctccttcacctgttttgcaccccccccccctttttggcCATACAGGTAACTTGTATTGCCTTCCCTTCTGCAGTGAGGGGGTCTCCTTCCTCACATCTGGGTGCACCCCACCATAACcaagtgtgctctctctctcttcccccctcaACCCTTacctccccccaccttccctcagACTCCTTCACGCCTCCTTATCTGGCTCAGACATTCCTGCCTCCTTCTTAGAAGGACCTCCTGTCCACCCAGATAATCTAGGATAAACTCCCCATCAAAAGATCGTTACCTTAATCCCAGCTGCAAAATCCCTCTGGCCCTGCCAGAGAGCATATTCAGTTTTCAGGGATTAGGACGTAGACATTGTTGCGTGTACGAGGGCATTGTTCTGCCTACCAAGGTCCTTTGTGCAGGATTGCACCCAGGGAGCAGGAGTGCAGAACGGGCTTAGGAGAGCAGGGACGGAGGAAAGGCCCGGCACAGACAGGTCGTGGGCTCAGCCAGCTCCAGGAGATCTTCAGAAGACTCGAGTTCAACGTGTCTCAGAACTTACTCCCAGGAGATGAAATTGGGAATCACCTGTCCAAATgcccatctttctttcctttctccctccccacgccccccccccccttccttccgtcctttcttcttccttccttcctcctttccctcctccacaAGTACCCTTGCCAGTACTGGGAGCCAGGCCCTGTGCTTAGGAGCAAAGGGCGCAGAAAGGcatcaggctttgtctctcttctAAGGTCTTAGGGATCAGAGAACCCAGAAGGAGCCGCCGATCAGCTTGGCCAATCCCCTTACCTCCTTCCTGCAGGTATCTGGCCAGGTGCACCCAGAGTGCGACTTCATCACCCAACTGAGAGAGGATGAGAGGTCATGTCAGCAAGCGGCAGAATGGATGCCCAACACCACGCTGGGTATGgcgctggggagagagggagggacttCTAGATTTCTTTATCTCCTCCAGCCAAATCCCTCCCCATGCTGGAAGGGCCTGGACCCCTGAGTCTGCtgtgcttccatctctctctgcagGCTGCCCCAGGATGTGGGATGGGCTGCTGTGCTGGCCGACGGGGGCCTCTGGCGAGTGGGTGACTCTCTCTTGCCCTGATTTCTTCTCTCACTTCAGCTCAGAACCAGGTGAGGGTTCCGGGtgtggaggtgagtggggaggagaggtggTTTCATCTGGTGATGCCAGAATATGCAGGTGCCTCCCTGGCTTTGGGGGCAGTAGATCTGGATTTGAACGGGGGCAGTAGATCTGGATTTGAACGGGGGCAGTAGATCTGGATTTGAACGGGGGCCGTAGATCTGGATTTGAACGGGGGCAGTAGATCTGGATTTGAACGGGGGCAGTAGATCTGGATTTGAACGGGGGCCGTAGATCTGGATTTGAACGGGGGCAGTAGATCTGGATTTGAACGGGGGCAGTAGATCTGGATTTGCACACCAACTTCCCATCTTCCCATGTGTCGTTGGGCTAGTCACTCAACCTCCAAACACTCAGCTTCCTGACCTGTGACCTGGGGAAAATAAGAACTTTAACCTCAGAGGGGGTGAGGATTGGTGAGGAGAGCGTGGAAGTGCAGGACCCAGGGCCTGACCCCAAGGGAATGTTCTGTGAGTGTTAGCAGGAGGGCTACCtatggggtggaggggaggagggtctgTCTGACTATTCCCATGCTACCAGCGGCCGAGTGGGGGGAGTGAGGAAGGCTTGCTCCTGGAACCCAGGTCCATGGAGAGAAGGCCACCCTCACCTCTGCCACTGGGAGGAGCTGTCTGCAGACTCTGGATGGTCCATGACTCCCCAACCCATGCTGGGATAACCTGTTCTCGgttcccacctctgcctgccttccaggggTCGTGAAGAGGGATTGCACTATCACAGGCTGGTCCGAGCCCTTCCCACCTTACCCGGTGGCCTGCCCTGTGCCCCTAGAGCTGCTGATGGAGGAGGTAAGAGGCTTCTTGGAGCAAGAGTCACCATGAATATTGGTAGGAATGGTGGGCCACACAATGGAGGGGTTTCCATTCCCACTGTAACTAGCAGGTTGGAATATCAATTGCAGAAGTTTCCAGAAGATGGCAGTATCTAGAAGAGAGAGGGCCATGGTCTTTTGCTAATTGCTTAGGGGTGCTTCATGAGCCACAGTGCTGGGaaagaggggaggcagagggcagtGTGGGAGGTGTGCTGGCTGCCGTCTCCTTGGCGTGCCTTCTCTGTGCTCAGGACCCCAGGGCAGGAGCTTTGAGCGGTTCCAGGGAAACAGAAGCTCGTAGTGGTCCTGGGCCCGCTCTTTCCCTTCTCCAGTCCTCAGTCCATGGAGTGGTGTACATGCCCAAACACCTCCGAATTGAGCAGGGCCTCTGCAAGGTGCTTTGGTACCCATAGTCCCATACTTCTTTCCCCTCAGCCCTGCAAGGCAAGGCCTGAGtctgcccatttttcagatgagaagacAGACACAGGTGGTGATTGCCTACACCCCTCAGGGGTCCCGATCCCCTCCCTCGGGCTACCCCATCCATCTCCATCTTTTCCACTTTTCCCTGTGGCTGTTGCTGGCTGCCCCCTTACTTCGGGGCATGTTGTGTGCCCAAGACAGTAAGCAAGTAGGATTCAGTAAACAAGCCCCAGCTCCTCTTGAGCTTTTCTCATTCCTCAGTGAATGAAGAACATACCaatgcatgaataaatgaagCAGTAGTTTCTCTGCAGCCTGTCCGGCCCCAGTAACAGTGAGAGTCAACTGTCTCACTCCCGGGCCACTCCCCttcaccaccccctccacccctccgcTTCTGCCCACCAGCAGGTCAGGTGCAAGACAGGCTGTAAACAAACACTTGTGTTCCTGAGGGAGCTTGCTCCAGTTCCCAcaggtgcccctgccccctgATGGGGTGCTCTGGGGGTAGAACTGAGAGCCTTCACCTGCTTGGTCATCAAGCCTCCCCTTCCCCGAAAGTGCAGTTGCTGAGACTTCCTCTGTCTCTATCTTGCCAGAAATCCTTCTTCTCCACGGTGAAGATCATCTATACCCTGGGCCATAGCATCTCCGTAGTGGCCCTCTTTGTGGCCATTGCCATCCTGGTTGCTCTCAGGTTTGCCGTCCTCTTTGCCTGCTCGAGaaccttccctgcctccccattGCCCGCAGCACTAAGCCTGATTCCTTGCCTGGATATCCAGGAGGTTCCCAGATCTAGGCACCATGGCCCTTCctggcttttcctttccttccccctgcATGTCCCCTTTCCACCCCTTGGAAAGCCCCTCCGGGACTCACTGCCATTTCTATACCGTTTTTCATGTGGAACTTACTCTATTTGCTTGGAATGCCCAGTTGCTTTGTTCTTGATATATTTGTATCTGGTAAAATCCGAAACCCAGCTCCCAACTGCTTCAAGaatccttttcccctcccccacccccgaaacCCTTCTTGACTCTTCCAGCCCTTTGATTGTTGCCCCTCTGGAGGCCCTCCAGCTTTAGAGTCTGAGCCCCAAAACAGGGCTTGTGCTATTGTCTGTCTCACGGGGCTGTGCCTCATCTCTCTGAGCACCGAGGGGGCTCCCCTGGGTGGTATCCTGCcctttctgcctctgtccccgGACTCGGAGCCCCTGAAGGGAGGGACTGGtcctctctgtcctctccccAGTGCTGAGCCCGGGGCAGTGGTTGGTCAGCTGTCCCGCACGGCCACTCCAAGTGCCGCCCAGTGTGGCTCAAGTCAGTCAAGTCTGCTTCCCACCACgctcaccctcctccctccccgctcCTCCAGGAGGCTCCACTGTCCCCGGAACTACATCCACACCCAGCTGTTTGTCACCTTTATCCTCAAGGCGGGCGCTGTGTTCCTGAAGGACGCCACCCTCTTCCACGGGGAGAACACAGACCACTGCAGCTTCTCCACTGTAACAACTGGAAGGCcccggggtgggtggggaaggaaggCCGTGTGAGAAATAGAGATGTGCCCCACCCCGCCAGCCCGCCCAATCCTGTGGGCTGACCCTGGGGCTCTACAATTGCTAATAACAGAGCAGGAAACACCTGCCCCTCCACAGAGTCAGGTCCTAAATCCCCATGCTATTTCTTGGACTGTGGGGCCCATTCATGTCCTTCCCCGAGTTCCGTGTTCCCCTTTCCATTTCTTATTCCATACTCTGACCTGGCCCGTATTCACCCCAGCAGTCTCTGCATTCCCTCCCTGCCTGCGCATGCCAGCCTGTCCGGGGCTGGGTGTGGGTATGTGCGGGGTGAGGTGGAGCTGGGTCCCTCCCTCAAGAAGCATCCAAGGGGccttggggggggtggtggtggtggcagaatGCACCTGATTATGGGACCACCgagtggggcagggggtgttGAGAACTGGGCTTCAGGGAGGAGATGGTTCTGGAGCTGGGAGgggtgaaggggaggggagacacATTCAACGGAGGGGCTGGGGTGAATAGACTCTCGCAGATGGGAACACATGAAGCACGTCCAAGAACCAGAGCGGTCACAGCAGGACAGGAAGGTAGGAGAAACAGGAGAATGAAAATCCAAGGCCATTGGGGATAGCGTGGAGGCCCCGCACCCCCCAGAAACACTAACTGTGCAGGAAATGGACAGATACGCAGAGGGACAAACCCACAATGACCTTAATGAACGAATGAAAGAAAAGCTAGTAATAATGATATGAACTGAGCACTTCCAAGTGACACTGCTCTAAATGCTTCATTGCATATATTACCACCTTTTATTTCCtgggtatgttttcattttagttccATTTATATGTGTGTGGGCCTGGGTCCAAGCTCAGGCTGCCTGAGCTCAGGGGTGGTGCTCCTCGCCCCTGACAGATGAGCGAGTCCCACGCTGAACGAGTGAAGGCCGTGTGATGGCCCATACGTTTGCAGGAATGAACGGAGCTCCATACCCACGGCTCTGGGGCTGGATGTGGGGTCAGGAAGGACTGACCAAAAGAGCAAATAGTAGCAATCCCTACGCAGCGTTTCCATCTCATCCTCATGAGGAGGCATTTGATAGGAATTGGGAGTATTTCCTTTGACAGTCAATAACGCGAGGTCCGAAGAGGTTACCCAGCTAATGCAGGCTAGGTGTGAACTCAGATCACAAGTCTGTGCGGTTAACCACCACATTATACTATCACGGCCCCTCTGGGACAGCCTGAGGGGGAGGGGCCTGAGTGGAGTAGGGACTCCAGTGGATGTCCAGGTCCAAAAAAGCCACACCCCAACCCACAGGTTCTATGTAAGGTCTCCGTGGCCACCTCCCATTTTGCCACCATGACCAACTTCAGCTGGCTCTTGGTAGAAGCTGCATACCTGACCCACCTCTTGGTCTCCAAGTCGCCCAGCACAAGGAGAGCCT encodes the following:
- the GHRHR gene encoding growth hormone-releasing hormone receptor; its protein translation is MDSRAWGACILFLLSPWPIVSGQVHPECDFITQLREDERSCQQAAEWMPNTTLGCPRMWDGLLCWPTGASGEWVTLSCPDFFSHFSSEPGVVKRDCTITGWSEPFPPYPVACPVPLELLMEEKSFFSTVKIIYTLGHSISVVALFVAIAILVALRRLHCPRNYIHTQLFVTFILKAGAVFLKDATLFHGENTDHCSFSTVLCKVSVATSHFATMTNFSWLLVEAAYLTHLLVSKSPSTRRAFWWLVLAGWGLPLLFTAMWVCCKVVFEDVACWDLDDSSPYWWIIKGPIVLSVGVNFGLFLNIIRVLLRKLEPAQGSLHAESQYWRLSKSTLLLIPLFGVHYVIFNFLPDSVGLSIRLPLELGLGSFQGFIVAVLYCFLNQEVKTEILRRWHSHDLELLPARRTHTKWTTPSRSGVKALTSVC